Below is a window of Herminiimonas arsenicoxydans DNA.
CGCTCGTTATACTTGCCCTGCTCAATTTTGCGTACGATTTTGCGGATAAATGGATGCTGCAAAAATTTGGAGGAGCCGCGCAACAAGGGTATTTTCAGATTGCGAGTCAATTTGCTGCTGTCAGTCTGTTGGCTACCACTTCGATTTTGAGTGTGTTTTGGAAAGAAATCGCTGATGCCTGGGCGAGGGATGATCTAAGCCGCGTAGCGATGCTTTATCGAAAGGTGAGCCGTGGGCTCGTAATGCTAGGGGCAATTGTGAGCGGTTTTTTACTCCCTTGGTCAGTGCAAATTGTAAATACCTTTCTTGGTCCTGCTTATATTTCTGCATGGCCCGTTTTGGCGGTGATGTTGCTTTATCCAATTCACCAATCTATGGGGCAAATTGGAGGAACAATGTTCCTTGCTAGTGGACAAACGCATCGATACATGTTTATCAGTGCGGCCATGATGTTGCTGTCCATCTTGATGACATACATTATGTTGGCTCCATCTTCAGGTACTTGGATACATGGGCTTGAGATGGGCGCGCTAGGATTGGCGTGCAAAATGGTTGTGCTTGGAATTGTGTCAGTAAATATTCAGGCTTGGATCATCGCTCGTTATGGTGGCTGGAAGTTTGATTGGGTTTTTCAAGTCGTCGGTATTCCGTTGACTTTGAGTTTTGGTTATCTGGCAAGGATGCTGGTCGGCGCTTTATGGAATTTGGAAGGTATTAGCAACATCAAGTTGATGCCTCCATTTTTATTGGCAGCCGTAATTTACGCTATGTTTATTCTTGTAATGATTTGGTTTGTTCCATCGCTTGTAGGCGCTGAAAAAACAGAAATAAAAAATATGTTGGAACGATTGAAAGCACGACGAGTGTGATCAGGGA
It encodes the following:
- a CDS encoding putative polysaccharide biosynthesis protein (Evidence 3 : Function proposed based on presence of conserved amino acid motif, structural feature or limited homology; Product type pt : putative transporter), yielding MFHSTSIKIRFAVSVGSNTLRAVIGFATGLVIARALNPAGYGDLMFLLGSFVAIRSVLDMGSSSAFFTFLSQRARARYFYFVYFCWLAFQFFVTLLLIWLIIPASIFERIWLGGDREIVLLAFVAAFIQQQVWQTVGQIGEAMRKTIQIQLMNLAIALFYLMTILLASIYGELSITKILGILIVQYTVATIFACHVLKGDQAGVLVKTESLGEIWSDYWKYCKPLVILALLNFAYDFADKWMLQKFGGAAQQGYFQIASQFAAVSLLATTSILSVFWKEIADAWARDDLSRVAMLYRKVSRGLVMLGAIVSGFLLPWSVQIVNTFLGPAYISAWPVLAVMLLYPIHQSMGQIGGTMFLASGQTHRYMFISAAMMLLSILMTYIMLAPSSGTWIHGLEMGALGLACKMVVLGIVSVNIQAWIIARYGGWKFDWVFQVVGIPLTLSFGYLARMLVGALWNLEGISNIKLMPPFLLAAVIYAMFILVMIWFVPSLVGAEKTEIKNMLERLKARRV